The genomic window ATAAAAATAAGCATAAGTCAGGACGGTTCGCTCTCCAAAGAATCCGTCGAGACCCTTGATTTCGAGTTTCCACTCATTCCGAGAAAGCTTCTGAAATCCATGGGATTTGAAAAAGTTGATGACACGACTTACGTGGGTATAGTGTCAGTTTTTCTGAATCTTCTGGATAAGGAGCAGGAGATAGAGATTGAACTAGGGGTGGAGGCTTCCGACGCGAGAAAGAAAATTCTGGATCTTTTCGCTAAGGGTTTTCAAAGTATGGGCGGAAGCGGGGCTCCTGACGCTGAAAGAAAACCAAAACCCGCCCCGAAAACAAGAAAACCGAGGGCAAGGAAGGTTTCCGCCGCCAAGAAGGCTGGCTAGCTGCTATGCAGGATTTTGTTTTTGAAGAAGCGCTTACCTTTGACGACGTAATACTATCTCCGCGCTATTCCGAAGTTCTGCCGAGCGAAGTTGATGTTTCGGTAAGGCTTACCCGGCGTATAAACCTTAATATTCCCATACTAAGCGCGGCCATGGATACCGTAACGGAATTCCGCACGTCAATCGCCATGGCGCAGGAAGGCGGCATAGGGATAATCCATAGAAACCTCTCCATCCCTGCACAGGCGGGAGAAGTCGAGAGAGTAAAGAAATACGAAAGCGGAATGATAGTTAATCCACTGACCGTACGTCCCGGAACCCGGGTTAGCGAAGCCCTCGAGATAATGGTTGAAAACGACATCTCAGGCCTTCCTGTTGTAAAGTCCGACAACACGCTTCACGGAATAATCACCAACAGGGACATAAGATTCGAAAAGAACATGGATCTTAAGATCGACAAGGTGATGACTCCCAAAAAGGAGCTTGTTACCGTCAAGGAGGGCACCACTCTTCTCGAAGCCAAGGAACTTCTTCACAAGTTTAAGATAGAAAAACTCCCGGTCGTTGATGACAGCTTCAAGCTTCGTGGCCTTATAACCATGAAGGATATAGAGAAAATAGAGAAGTTTCCCAAGGCGTCTAAGGACGTGATGGGAAGGCTTCTCGTGGGAGCCGCGGTCGGGGTTGACAAGCACAGCCAGGAGCGGGTGGACGAGCTTGTTGCAGCAGGCTGCGACGTAATAGTGGTCGATACTGCACACGGACATTCGAAAAGAGTGCTAGACAGCTTGGCCCATATAAGAAAAAAATACCCGGAGATAGATTTGGTGGCCGGCAACATAGCCACCTCCGAAGCGGCCGAGGATCTTATAAAAGCTGGTGCGGATTGTCTCAAGGTGGGGGTCGGTCCCGGATCGATATGTACGACGCGTGTGATAGCCGGTATAGGAGTGCCGCAGATAACCGCCATAAGGAAAGTCTGTTCCGTGGCGAAAAAGCACGACATACCCGTAATAGCCGACGGAGGGATAAAGTACTCGGGGGATATAACAAAGGCGCTTGCCGCCGGAGCAGATTCTGTGATGATAGGGAACCTGCTCGCCGGGTCGGACGAAGCCCCCGGGGAGGTTGTCCTCTATCAGGGGAGAACCTACAAAGTCTACCGTGGCATGGGTTCCATTGAAGCGATGAGGGCCGGGAGCAGAGACCGCTACGCCCAGGACGATGAGATGATGGAGGCTAAGCTTGTCCCCGAAGGAATAGAGGGAAGGGTTCCTTACAGGGGCAATATAGGGGCCATAGTCTACCAACTGGTCGGAGGGCTTCGTGCGGGAATGGGCTACACCGGTTCCGCGACGATAAGGGAACTTCAGGAAAAGGCGAAGTTCGTAAAGATTACCAATGCCGGGCTTCAGGAAAGTCACGTTCACGATATCGTAATTACCAAGGAATCTCCCAACTACAGGATCGGGTGATAACGGTTTTCTTATCTCGCAAAGTCAGCCTCAGAAAGCGCGGTTTACCCTTCAGGGTTCTTCGGATTTTATCGCAACGGGGGAGGCGGTCGTAAATGCGGGAAAAAGTTCTTGTTCTTGAT from Candidatus Dadabacteria bacterium includes these protein-coding regions:
- the guaB gene encoding IMP dehydrogenase; amino-acid sequence: MQDFVFEEALTFDDVILSPRYSEVLPSEVDVSVRLTRRINLNIPILSAAMDTVTEFRTSIAMAQEGGIGIIHRNLSIPAQAGEVERVKKYESGMIVNPLTVRPGTRVSEALEIMVENDISGLPVVKSDNTLHGIITNRDIRFEKNMDLKIDKVMTPKKELVTVKEGTTLLEAKELLHKFKIEKLPVVDDSFKLRGLITMKDIEKIEKFPKASKDVMGRLLVGAAVGVDKHSQERVDELVAAGCDVIVVDTAHGHSKRVLDSLAHIRKKYPEIDLVAGNIATSEAAEDLIKAGADCLKVGVGPGSICTTRVIAGIGVPQITAIRKVCSVAKKHDIPVIADGGIKYSGDITKALAAGADSVMIGNLLAGSDEAPGEVVLYQGRTYKVYRGMGSIEAMRAGSRDRYAQDDEMMEAKLVPEGIEGRVPYRGNIGAIVYQLVGGLRAGMGYTGSATIRELQEKAKFVKITNAGLQESHVHDIVITKESPNYRIG